In the Flavobacterium sp. J372 genome, one interval contains:
- a CDS encoding aminotransferase class IV, which produces MINYNGTLMAEAAIPLHTNRAFLYGDSIFETMKVVDGKVLFLEDHYFRLMASMRIVRMEIPMHFTMEYMEEQVKLLLSSFESTSSYRIRLSIFRKPGGKYLPTDNNTEFIITAEALNSALYSFTDADYEVDLYKDFYVSKQLISTLKTTNKMVHITGSIYAHENGLQNCLLVNDEKNVVEALQGNVFMLMGSKLITPPVSDGCLNGVMRKQIIALAKKIDEVEVVESSISPFDLQKADEIFITNVIQGIQPVTKYRKKEYSNTFSIKLLQRLNAAVRLG; this is translated from the coding sequence ATGATAAATTACAACGGCACATTAATGGCTGAAGCTGCCATACCATTACACACAAACCGCGCATTTCTTTACGGTGACAGCATTTTTGAAACCATGAAAGTGGTTGATGGCAAGGTGCTGTTTCTTGAAGACCATTATTTCAGGCTTATGGCTTCCATGCGCATTGTACGTATGGAAATACCTATGCATTTCACTATGGAGTATATGGAAGAGCAGGTAAAGCTGTTGCTCTCATCATTCGAAAGCACCTCTTCGTACAGGATAAGATTATCGATTTTCAGAAAGCCGGGAGGTAAGTATCTGCCAACGGATAATAATACTGAATTTATTATCACCGCAGAGGCGCTGAATAGCGCTTTATATTCATTTACTGATGCAGATTATGAAGTTGACCTTTACAAAGATTTTTATGTCTCAAAACAGCTTATTTCAACGCTGAAGACCACAAATAAAATGGTTCACATTACAGGCAGCATATATGCCCATGAAAACGGGCTGCAAAACTGCCTGTTGGTAAATGATGAGAAAAATGTTGTAGAAGCCCTGCAGGGTAATGTTTTTATGCTGATGGGCAGTAAACTGATTACTCCTCCTGTAAGTGACGGATGCCTGAATGGTGTAATGAGAAAGCAGATAATCGCTTTAGCGAAAAAGATTGATGAGGTTGAAGTTGTTGAAAGCTCTATATCACCATTTGACCTTCAGAAAGCTGATGAAATCTTTATTACTAATGTGATACAGGGTATACAGCCGGTAACAAAATACCGCAAAAAAGAATATAGTAATACTTTCTCGATAAAACTATTGCAGAGATTG
- a CDS encoding START-like domain-containing protein, protein MDEKIKYELEFPITSSPQLLYQYISTPSGLSEWFADNVNSRGEYFTFIWDDSEEKARMSSKKTGEKVKFRWVDENDKDSDYYFELRILVDEITKDVSLMVVDFAEENDIQESKQLWENQVSDLKHVLGSV, encoded by the coding sequence ATGGACGAAAAAATAAAATACGAGCTTGAGTTTCCCATAACTTCTTCACCACAACTTCTTTACCAGTATATTTCCACGCCTTCAGGACTATCTGAATGGTTTGCCGATAATGTAAACAGCAGGGGTGAATACTTCACATTTATATGGGATGACAGTGAAGAGAAGGCCCGTATGTCGTCAAAAAAAACAGGTGAGAAGGTAAAATTCAGGTGGGTTGACGAAAATGATAAGGATAGCGATTATTATTTTGAACTGCGTATTTTAGTTGATGAGATAACAAAAGATGTATCACTAATGGTAGTTGACTTCGCTGAAGAAAATGATATACAGGAATCTAAGCAGCTTTGGGAAAACCAGGTGAGCGACCTGAAACATGTGCTTGGCTCAGTTTAG